From Echeneis naucrates chromosome 7, fEcheNa1.1, whole genome shotgun sequence, one genomic window encodes:
- the LOC115046191 gene encoding solute carrier family 35 member E2A, with product MAGAMPGSRPTARHPLWRILSPFTTRQERVVLARSESLPGEQVLKITVTETTVIEAESGVWNWRSLAYLGLWYFFSFCTLFLNKYILSLLQGEPSMLGAVQMLSTTVIGCLKMFVPCCLYQHKSRAEYPPNFVMIMLFVGLMRFTTVVLGLVSLKNVAVSFAETVKSSAPIFTVIMSRLILGEYTGLWVNLSLFPVMAGLALCTATEISFNMLGFSAALSTNIMDCLQNVFSKKLLSGDTYRFSPPELQFYTSAAAVIMLIPAWVFLLDIPIIGKSGQSFIFSQDMILLLLFDGGLFHLQSVTAYALMGRISPVTFSVASTVKHALSVWLSIIVFSNQITILSATGTVLVFIGVFLYNKARQFQRKTLQAMAAEQNYKLLLQDQKFQACQPSEGCDDSHAA from the exons ATGGCAGGCGCGATGCCTGGGAGCAGACCGACTGCCAGGCACCCACTGTGGCGCATCCTGTCACCATTTACCACCCGGCAGGAACGGGTGGTGCTGGCCCGCAGCGAGAGCCTGCCAGGGGAGCAGGTGCTGAAGATCACAGTCACAGAGACCACAGTGATCGAGGCGGAGTCCGGGGTGTGGAACTGGCGCTCCCTGGCCTACCTCGGCCTGTGGTACTTCTTCAGCTTCTGCACCCTCTTCCTCAACAAGTACATCCTGTCACTGTTACAGGGGGAGCCCAGCATGCTGG GTGCTGTTCAGATGTTGTCCACAACAGTCATTGGCTGCCTAAAGATGTTTGTCCCCTGTTGCCTCTATCAGCACAAGTCCAGAGCCGAGTACCCCCCCAACTTTGTCATGATTATGTTATTTGTTGGGCTCATGAG GTTTACAACAGTGGTTTTGGGCTTGGTGAGCCTGAAGAATGTGGCAGTGTCGTTTGCAGAGACCGTGAAGAGCTCAGCACCCATCTTCACCGTCATCATGTCCAGGTTGATTCTTGGGGAGTATACAG GACTGTGGGTGAACCTGTCCCTGTTCCCTGTCATGGCCGGCCTGGCCCTTTGCACAGCCACAGAGATCAGCTTCAACATGCTCGgcttctctgcagctctgtccaCTAACATCATGGACTG tTTGCAGAACGTATTCTCCAAAAAATTGCTAAGTGGAGACACATACAGGTTCAG CCCCCCTGAGCTGCAGTTCTACACCAGtgcagcagcagtcatcatgcTTATACCTGCCTGGGTCTTCCTTTTG GATATTCCAATAATTGGGAAGAGTGGACAGAGCTTCATCTTCAGTCAGGACATGATCCTGTTGCTGCTCTTCGATGGCGGCCTGTTCCACCTGCAGAGTGTCACTGCCTATGCTCTCATGGGGCGTATCTCACCAGTCACATTCAG TGTCGCCAGTACAGTCAAGCATGCCCTGTCAGTGTGGCTGAGCATCATTGTGTTCAGCAACCAGATCACCATTCTCAGCGCCACTGGCACTGTGCTCGTGTTCATCGGGGTTTTCCTCTACAACAAGGCCAGACAGTTCCAAAGGAAAACCCTACAGGCCATGGCTGCTGAGCAGAACTACAAGCTCCTACTTCAGGACCAGAAATTCCAGGCTTGTCAGCCCAGTGAGGGCTGTGATGACTCACATGCTGCTTGA